One genomic region from Croceicoccus sp. YJ47 encodes:
- a CDS encoding 3-keto-5-aminohexanoate cleavage protein — translation MAKGKVIISCAVTGAIHTPSMSPHLPISAEEIAESAIGAAEAGAAIIHLHARNPEDGRPDQNPDLFEPFLKVIHQRSDAVLNLTTGGHPSMTVQERIRPADRFAPEVASLNMGTMGFGLFPMLERYKDWKYEWEPAALDASRDLVFKNTYADIEHLLATLSPKGTRFEFECYDTSHLYNLKYFLDRGLVKAPLFIQTCFGILGGIGSHPDDVMHMKRTADRLFGDQYEWSVLGAGARQMAIASMAASMGGNVRVGLEDSLWAGPGTLAETNAQQVRLVRQIIEGMGLSIATPDEARAILDLKGADRTEI, via the coding sequence ATGGCCAAGGGCAAAGTTATCATCAGCTGCGCGGTCACGGGCGCAATCCACACGCCCAGCATGTCGCCCCATCTTCCGATTTCGGCAGAGGAAATCGCGGAATCGGCGATCGGCGCCGCAGAGGCCGGCGCCGCGATCATTCATCTGCACGCCCGCAATCCCGAGGATGGGCGACCGGATCAGAACCCTGATCTATTCGAACCTTTCCTGAAGGTCATCCATCAGCGCAGCGATGCCGTGCTCAATCTCACGACGGGCGGCCACCCGTCGATGACGGTACAGGAACGCATACGGCCCGCCGATCGGTTCGCGCCGGAAGTCGCCTCGCTCAACATGGGGACCATGGGTTTTGGCCTGTTCCCGATGCTGGAGAGATACAAGGACTGGAAATACGAGTGGGAGCCGGCTGCGCTCGACGCGTCGCGCGACCTGGTGTTCAAGAATACCTATGCGGATATCGAGCATCTGCTCGCCACGCTTTCCCCCAAGGGAACGCGTTTCGAGTTCGAATGCTACGACACCAGCCATTTGTACAATCTCAAATATTTCCTGGATCGCGGCCTGGTGAAGGCACCTCTCTTCATTCAGACCTGCTTCGGGATTCTCGGTGGAATCGGCAGCCATCCCGACGATGTGATGCATATGAAACGCACGGCCGACCGGCTCTTCGGCGACCAATATGAATGGTCGGTACTGGGTGCCGGTGCACGGCAGATGGCCATTGCATCGATGGCGGCGTCGATGGGCGGCAATGTTCGCGTGGGGCTTGAAGATTCGCTCTGGGCCGGGCCCGGCACGCTGGCCGAAACCAATGCACAGCAGGTCCGGCTCGTCCGCCAGATTATCGAGGGCATGGGCCTGTCCATTGCAACGCCCGACGAGGCGCGCGCCATCCTTGACCTCAAGGGTGCGGACCGGACCGAGATCTGA
- a CDS encoding AMP-binding protein, whose amino-acid sequence MGDALSRAAESHGQKTALVMADGRKRLTFAELDAHADAVAATLRQQDIAEGETIALLFDNDLSVVEWWWGARRAGVWYVPVGTRLLPTEIQYILDDSAASLLVASPDMEDLAASAAGGHVPVFRARDLDPELIFDSTAATLCGREMIYSSGTTGRPKGIRRPLTGADDTSLPPLEHRMRAIFGYDENTVYLSASPLYHATGRFLNRVLEAGGTVVVMPRFDPEEALAAIERYKVTHSQWVPTMFRRMLSLPEDVRDRYDTSSMQAALHAAAPCPLTVKRAMIDWWGPIVHEYYGGTENAGVTYISVEEWLERPGSVGRSIAGAIHILDPDDLSRTRPPGEMGAIHFEGGVPFRYTLPDGGHADNATPQGYTGYGDIGHVDEDGYLYISDRRDDLILSGGVNVYPREVEAALELHPGVSEVAVIGIPDADLGQIVCAIVVPHRPDESALVDTLGAFARERLSSIKIPRRIVLTHEMPRNETGKLLKRVLRERYGQAALSDRKQDVR is encoded by the coding sequence ATGGGAGACGCCCTGTCCCGCGCCGCCGAGAGCCACGGCCAGAAGACCGCGCTTGTCATGGCAGACGGGCGCAAGCGCCTGACCTTTGCCGAACTGGACGCGCATGCCGATGCCGTCGCCGCAACGCTTCGGCAGCAGGATATCGCGGAAGGCGAAACGATCGCGTTGCTGTTCGACAATGATCTGTCCGTCGTCGAATGGTGGTGGGGCGCGCGGCGCGCAGGCGTCTGGTACGTTCCGGTCGGCACGCGCCTTCTGCCGACAGAAATACAATACATCCTCGACGACAGCGCGGCGAGCCTGCTCGTCGCGAGCCCCGACATGGAGGATCTTGCCGCCAGCGCCGCGGGCGGGCATGTGCCCGTCTTCCGCGCACGCGACCTGGATCCGGAGCTGATATTCGACAGCACCGCAGCGACGCTGTGTGGCCGCGAGATGATCTACTCATCGGGCACGACAGGGCGGCCAAAAGGCATTCGCAGGCCGCTGACCGGAGCGGATGACACCAGCTTGCCGCCGCTCGAACATCGCATGCGGGCCATTTTCGGCTATGACGAGAATACCGTTTATCTGTCCGCGAGCCCGCTTTATCACGCAACCGGACGCTTCCTGAACCGCGTGCTCGAAGCGGGCGGAACGGTTGTGGTGATGCCCCGCTTCGATCCGGAGGAGGCGCTGGCAGCCATCGAGCGATATAAGGTGACCCACAGCCAGTGGGTCCCGACCATGTTCCGGCGAATGCTGTCCCTGCCCGAGGATGTCCGCGACCGATACGACACGTCGTCGATGCAAGCGGCGCTGCATGCCGCGGCCCCGTGCCCCCTGACGGTCAAGCGGGCGATGATCGATTGGTGGGGACCGATCGTGCACGAATATTACGGCGGCACCGAAAATGCCGGGGTGACTTATATTTCGGTAGAAGAATGGCTTGAACGGCCCGGCTCGGTCGGTCGCTCCATTGCGGGCGCAATCCATATTCTCGACCCCGACGATCTCTCGCGAACACGTCCGCCGGGCGAAATGGGAGCCATCCACTTCGAGGGGGGCGTCCCGTTTCGCTACACGCTGCCCGATGGGGGCCATGCCGACAATGCCACGCCGCAAGGCTACACCGGATATGGCGACATCGGGCATGTCGATGAGGATGGCTATCTCTACATCAGCGATCGCCGGGACGATCTCATCCTGTCGGGCGGGGTCAATGTCTATCCCAGGGAAGTCGAGGCTGCGCTCGAACTCCATCCCGGTGTCAGCGAAGTGGCGGTTATCGGCATTCCCGATGCGGATCTCGGCCAGATCGTGTGCGCCATCGTCGTGCCTCACCGGCCAGACGAGAGCGCTCTTGTCGATACGCTCGGCGCGTTCGCGCGCGAGCGATTGTCGTCGATCAAGATTCCCCGGCGCATCGTCCTGACGCACGAGATGCCTCGGAACGAAACGGGCAAGCTGCTGAAACGGGTCCTGCGCGAACGCTACGGGCAAGCGGCCCTTTCCGACCGGAAGCAGGACGTGCGCTGA
- a CDS encoding MaoC family dehydratase, which produces MAGKWFDELEIGMMFEHPIRRTITETDNVLFTAMTHNPALLHLDEEYMKGTAFGQRVVNSAFTLGLMVGISVGDTTLGTAVANLGWDEVRFPNPLFHGDTIHVTTEIIELRESQSRPNAGIVTFLHRAFNQKDELVASCKRSGLQLKNPEAA; this is translated from the coding sequence ATGGCTGGCAAATGGTTTGACGAACTCGAAATCGGCATGATGTTCGAACATCCGATCCGCCGCACGATCACCGAAACCGACAATGTGCTCTTCACGGCGATGACGCATAATCCCGCCCTTCTTCACCTTGACGAGGAATATATGAAGGGCACGGCCTTCGGACAGCGGGTCGTGAACTCCGCTTTCACACTCGGTCTGATGGTCGGCATATCGGTCGGTGACACGACGCTGGGTACCGCGGTCGCCAACCTCGGTTGGGATGAGGTGCGGTTTCCCAATCCGCTGTTTCACGGCGACACGATCCACGTGACGACCGAAATAATCGAATTGCGCGAATCACAGTCGCGCCCGAATGCCGGCATCGTGACGTTCCTCCACCGCGCTTTCAATCAGAAGGACGAGTTGGTCGCGTCCTGCAAACGTTCGGGGTTGCAGCTCAAAAATCCGGAGGCTGCATGA
- a CDS encoding CoA ester lyase has protein sequence MTVPLRSFLFIPGDSEKKIARIDSTAADAFILDLEDSVAPARKEAAREMVPAFIAGRPIGQRRAQYWVRVNPLDSDAALADLSAVVAAHPDGIMLPKVDGPDDVARAGHYLDAFEAAAGLTPGSIRILPVATETPAAPFTLGMYAKARLPRLYGLTWGAEDLSAAMGASGNTDASGRWTNTYRMVRSLCLLGAHAAGVEAVDTLHVDFRDTDGLRRSCEAARGEGFSGRIAIHPAQVDIINAAFVPTEAEIEFARRVVSAFDAEPDAGTLSIDGKMLDIPHLKQARRTIALYEARC, from the coding sequence ATGACGGTCCCCCTTCGATCCTTCCTTTTCATTCCCGGGGACAGCGAGAAGAAGATCGCCAGGATCGACAGCACCGCCGCCGACGCGTTTATCCTCGATCTTGAGGATTCGGTCGCTCCGGCGCGCAAGGAGGCGGCCCGCGAAATGGTGCCCGCGTTTATCGCAGGGCGTCCAATCGGCCAGCGCCGGGCGCAATACTGGGTGCGCGTCAATCCGCTCGACAGCGATGCGGCATTGGCCGATCTGAGCGCGGTCGTCGCGGCACACCCGGACGGGATCATGCTGCCCAAGGTCGATGGTCCCGACGATGTCGCGAGGGCCGGCCATTATCTCGACGCCTTCGAGGCGGCCGCGGGGCTGACGCCGGGTTCGATCCGCATCCTGCCGGTCGCGACCGAAACACCTGCTGCGCCGTTTACGCTCGGCATGTATGCAAAGGCCCGCCTGCCCCGCCTTTACGGACTGACCTGGGGGGCCGAAGACCTCAGCGCGGCGATGGGGGCAAGCGGCAACACCGATGCAAGCGGGCGTTGGACCAACACCTATCGCATGGTGCGATCGCTATGCCTGTTGGGCGCGCATGCCGCCGGCGTCGAGGCTGTCGACACGCTCCATGTCGATTTCCGCGATACAGACGGCCTGCGGCGATCGTGCGAAGCGGCACGCGGCGAAGGGTTTTCCGGCCGCATCGCGATACATCCTGCCCAGGTCGATATCATCAACGCGGCTTTCGTCCCCACCGAAGCCGAAATCGAATTCGCCCGACGGGTGGTGTCGGCGTTCGACGCCGAACCCGACGCCGGTACGTTGAGTATCGATGGCAAAATGCTGGACATCCCGCATCTGAAGCAGGCGCGGCGAACCATCGCCCTGTACGAGGCGCGCTGCTGA
- a CDS encoding acyl-CoA dehydrogenase family protein yields MDIRLSEDQEAIREGVRRVVDGFDDEYWSQKEQDKEFPFEFHKAMADAGWLGITMPERLGGAGLGVTEAALMMHEVTKGKGGYSAASTLHLNLFGPHAVVVHGTPEQQERMLKPLIAGEDKACFGVTEPDAGLDTTSIKTFATKVDGGYRVTGRKIWTSSGQVANKILLLTRTTPKEECKRPTDGMTLFYADLDHEQIEVRRIPKMGRNAVDSNATFIDDYFIPEADRIGEEGEGFKYILNSLNPERILVGVEAVGLGFGALERAAAYAAERKVFGRYIGQNQGIQHPLAENWAYLESAFWMIMRAANLYDSGQSCGAEANAGKFLGARAAFDACTRAVMTHGGMGYSTEYQVERLFRESILLRIAPITEQLILSFIAERKLGLPKSY; encoded by the coding sequence ATGGATATCCGGCTTTCAGAAGATCAGGAGGCGATCCGCGAAGGAGTTCGCCGTGTGGTGGACGGCTTTGATGACGAGTACTGGTCCCAAAAGGAGCAGGACAAGGAATTCCCGTTCGAATTCCACAAGGCGATGGCCGATGCCGGCTGGCTGGGAATTACGATGCCCGAACGGCTCGGCGGTGCAGGCCTCGGCGTGACCGAGGCGGCGCTCATGATGCATGAAGTCACGAAGGGCAAAGGGGGCTACTCGGCTGCGAGCACGTTGCACCTCAATCTTTTCGGCCCCCATGCCGTCGTTGTCCATGGCACGCCCGAGCAGCAGGAGCGGATGCTGAAGCCGCTGATCGCGGGTGAGGACAAGGCCTGTTTCGGGGTAACGGAGCCGGATGCCGGGCTGGATACCACCAGCATCAAGACGTTCGCCACGAAGGTAGACGGTGGATATCGCGTAACCGGGCGCAAGATCTGGACCTCGTCGGGCCAGGTCGCGAACAAGATCCTGTTGCTGACCCGCACGACTCCCAAGGAAGAATGCAAGCGTCCTACAGACGGCATGACGCTTTTCTATGCCGATCTCGACCACGAACAGATCGAGGTCAGGCGCATTCCCAAGATGGGCCGCAACGCGGTGGATTCCAACGCCACCTTCATCGACGATTACTTCATCCCCGAAGCCGACCGGATCGGCGAGGAAGGGGAGGGGTTCAAATATATCCTGAACAGTCTGAACCCCGAACGCATTCTGGTGGGTGTGGAAGCGGTGGGGCTGGGTTTCGGCGCGCTGGAGCGGGCGGCCGCCTATGCTGCGGAGCGCAAGGTATTCGGGCGCTACATCGGCCAGAATCAAGGCATTCAGCATCCCCTCGCCGAGAACTGGGCTTATCTGGAAAGCGCCTTCTGGATGATCATGCGGGCCGCCAATCTCTACGATAGTGGCCAGTCCTGCGGGGCCGAGGCCAATGCAGGCAAGTTTCTGGGGGCCCGTGCTGCGTTCGACGCATGCACGCGGGCGGTGATGACGCATGGGGGCATGGGCTATTCCACCGAGTACCAGGTCGAACGGCTGTTCCGGGAATCGATCCTGCTTCGTATCGCGCCGATCACCGAACAGCTCATCCTCAGCTTCATCGCCGAACGGAAGCTGGGCTTGCCCAAGTCCTATTGA
- a CDS encoding tyrosine-protein phosphatase has product MSQSTSGRLVAIDGAHNFRDIGGYRNRDGKMTAWGRVFRSGTLADIVPDGLSIMQSLGLATVCDLRSTGEREAAPSRFPENHGYNVLARDHLESSVNLKTMLVEPDLTAPETREIVAEFYRKLPEEQGDSYRVLFKALAQGEWPLLFHCAAGKDRTGVAAALLLDVLGIDRQTVIEDYVLTDLFLDDAWRIFRSRRSDHPFSGLDDDVFAQMLRADPYYLIAMFGALEKQYGSASGYVIDYLGLSAEQLGAIRDHLLVEG; this is encoded by the coding sequence ATGTCGCAATCCACATCCGGTCGCCTTGTCGCGATCGACGGCGCACATAATTTCCGCGACATCGGCGGGTACCGAAATCGCGACGGCAAAATGACGGCGTGGGGGCGCGTCTTCCGTTCCGGCACGCTTGCCGATATCGTGCCCGATGGCCTTTCGATCATGCAATCCCTCGGGCTAGCGACCGTCTGCGACCTTCGCTCGACTGGGGAGCGGGAAGCCGCGCCAAGCCGTTTTCCGGAAAACCACGGTTACAACGTGCTGGCGCGCGATCATCTGGAGAGCAGCGTCAATCTGAAGACCATGCTGGTCGAGCCGGACTTGACGGCTCCCGAAACGCGCGAAATCGTTGCGGAATTCTACCGGAAACTGCCCGAAGAGCAGGGCGATTCTTACCGGGTGCTTTTCAAAGCGCTGGCGCAAGGGGAATGGCCGCTTCTGTTCCATTGCGCTGCGGGCAAGGACCGGACCGGCGTCGCCGCCGCGCTGCTGCTGGATGTGCTGGGGATCGACCGGCAAACGGTCATCGAAGATTACGTCCTGACCGATCTATTCCTTGACGATGCCTGGCGGATTTTTCGATCTAGGCGATCGGACCACCCATTCTCTGGGCTCGACGATGACGTCTTCGCGCAAATGCTGCGGGCGGATCCGTATTATTTGATCGCGATGTTCGGCGCGCTGGAAAAGCAATATGGTTCGGCAAGCGGTTACGTGATCGACTATCTCGGATTATCGGCTGAGCAGCTGGGCGCGATCCGCGACCATCTGCTGGTGGAGGGATAA
- a CDS encoding DUF2889 domain-containing protein, producing the protein MTNPPPTMSLSGHPLPEYDEPIRDPVGTTPERRAGSIRRTTSMDVVWPEGRDGGSLVIGKGRDALTLADFSLVPLGNAAMRSILDGRTVTEISLSDCALDTAQLAGIDAGGGLRKAFDQLFPDERRRGSLCHLLVDDLAGTSLVSKWTPNYWKSLADPSSIPDGPGRKMEGVCIGFRPGSAALLPGGARRQSPNVVRLPPLIHADDRAGWHELPMATGMHFRRVRRVDIWRDGDAFIVDCHFQDSSSAPDAGKRMGIHEYGTRVVAEADGIIRSIAVTPGTLPYAACRAAPVNMDILLGTQLARLRTSVMTHLKGTAGCTHLNDVMRSLADVPALARRLP; encoded by the coding sequence ATGACCAATCCGCCTCCGACCATGTCCCTGTCCGGCCATCCGCTACCGGAGTACGACGAGCCGATCCGCGATCCCGTCGGCACCACGCCAGAGCGGCGCGCCGGTTCGATCAGGCGGACGACATCCATGGACGTGGTCTGGCCCGAGGGGCGCGATGGCGGTTCGCTGGTCATCGGGAAAGGTCGCGACGCACTGACCCTGGCCGATTTCTCGCTCGTCCCACTCGGCAATGCGGCCATGCGCAGCATTCTCGATGGAAGGACAGTCACGGAAATAAGCCTGTCGGACTGCGCGCTCGACACCGCGCAGCTCGCCGGGATCGATGCGGGTGGCGGGTTGCGCAAGGCGTTCGATCAGCTCTTTCCCGACGAACGACGGCGCGGATCGCTTTGCCATCTTCTGGTCGATGATCTGGCGGGGACTTCACTGGTCAGCAAATGGACGCCGAATTACTGGAAAAGCCTGGCCGATCCGTCGTCCATCCCGGATGGTCCGGGGCGCAAGATGGAAGGTGTGTGCATCGGATTTCGCCCGGGTTCCGCTGCCTTGCTGCCCGGCGGCGCGCGTCGCCAATCTCCCAATGTGGTGCGGCTCCCCCCGCTGATCCATGCCGATGACCGGGCCGGCTGGCACGAACTGCCCATGGCGACGGGCATGCATTTTCGCCGCGTGCGCCGCGTCGACATCTGGCGCGATGGTGACGCGTTCATCGTCGACTGCCATTTCCAGGACAGTTCGAGCGCGCCTGATGCGGGAAAAAGGATGGGCATCCACGAATATGGCACGAGAGTTGTCGCCGAAGCCGACGGCATTATCCGCTCGATTGCGGTAACGCCGGGCACCTTGCCTTATGCGGCATGCCGCGCCGCGCCGGTGAACATGGATATCTTGCTGGGCACGCAGCTCGCCAGGCTGCGTACATCCGTCATGACCCATTTGAAGGGCACGGCGGGCTGTACGCATCTGAACGACGTCATGCGGTCACTGGCGGACGTCCCGGCCTTGGCGCGCCGCCTGCCTTGA
- a CDS encoding aldehyde dehydrogenase family protein, with translation MRSFKQIIGGSLVDGVSTIDVINPATEQVVAACPRADKAQLDDAVAAAVGAFPAWKATPLAERRAMLAKACQAMLEQAGDIARVLTSEQGKPLAVAQEEVMGAAMIGQALSSLSLDDRTVGEDEGGQFVEQHYPLGAVAIITPWNVPVALMMLKVVPAMLAGNTVVAKPAPTTPLSSLMAGEILNRHLPPGVFNIIVDQNDLGGDLTAHPDIAKVSFTGSTATGKKVMEGASSLLKRITLELGGNDAAIVLDDVDPKTTTASLFEGAMANSGQICLAIKRAYVPDVLYDDICTELELLAAQAVVDDGMKQGTQFGPLQNRMQLDKVRDMVADAVERGAKISGGELKDGPGYFMRPAIVRDIDDDARLVREEQFGPVLPVLRYSDLDDAIERANRSDQGLGGTVWARDVTRAKAVAERLETGMVWINTHMNVNPFVSMGGAKQSGMGTELGQAGLEEYTQRRLLYVPAS, from the coding sequence ATGCGGTCCTTCAAACAGATTATCGGCGGATCACTCGTGGACGGCGTATCGACGATCGATGTGATCAACCCCGCGACGGAGCAGGTCGTTGCCGCCTGTCCGCGTGCCGACAAGGCGCAACTGGACGATGCGGTGGCAGCGGCAGTGGGGGCGTTTCCGGCGTGGAAGGCGACCCCGCTTGCCGAAAGGCGCGCCATGCTGGCCAAGGCGTGCCAGGCGATGCTGGAGCAGGCAGGCGATATTGCCCGCGTGCTCACATCAGAGCAGGGCAAGCCTCTTGCCGTTGCGCAGGAAGAGGTCATGGGGGCGGCCATGATCGGGCAGGCGCTCTCCTCCCTGAGCCTCGACGACAGGACGGTGGGAGAGGATGAAGGCGGCCAGTTCGTGGAGCAGCACTATCCCCTCGGTGCGGTGGCGATCATTACACCGTGGAATGTTCCGGTGGCGCTGATGATGCTCAAGGTGGTGCCGGCCATGCTGGCGGGCAACACCGTGGTCGCGAAACCGGCGCCGACGACGCCGCTGTCCTCGCTCATGGCGGGCGAGATCCTGAACCGCCATCTGCCCCCCGGCGTGTTCAATATCATCGTCGATCAGAACGATCTCGGCGGGGATCTCACCGCTCATCCCGACATTGCGAAGGTGTCGTTCACCGGTTCGACCGCGACGGGCAAGAAGGTCATGGAAGGTGCGTCGAGCCTGTTGAAGCGCATCACGCTGGAACTTGGCGGCAACGATGCTGCCATCGTGCTGGACGATGTCGATCCCAAGACGACTACCGCATCCCTGTTCGAAGGGGCGATGGCGAATTCGGGTCAGATCTGCCTCGCGATCAAGCGTGCCTATGTCCCCGATGTTCTTTACGACGATATCTGCACGGAGCTCGAGCTGTTGGCGGCGCAGGCGGTCGTCGACGATGGCATGAAACAGGGCACGCAATTCGGGCCGCTGCAGAATCGCATGCAACTCGACAAGGTCCGGGACATGGTGGCCGATGCGGTGGAACGCGGCGCGAAGATTTCGGGTGGCGAGCTGAAGGATGGTCCCGGCTATTTTATGCGTCCGGCCATCGTCCGCGATATTGACGACGATGCCCGGCTGGTCCGCGAAGAGCAGTTCGGACCGGTTCTGCCGGTGCTACGCTATTCCGATCTCGACGACGCCATCGAACGCGCCAACCGCTCCGATCAGGGGCTGGGCGGCACCGTCTGGGCTCGGGATGTCACACGGGCCAAGGCGGTGGCAGAACGGCTCGAAACGGGCATGGTATGGATCAACACGCACATGAATGTGAACCCGTTCGTATCCATGGGCGGCGCAAAGCAGTCCGGAATGGGGACGGAGCTGGGCCAGGCGGGGCTGGAAGAATATACGCAGCGCCGGCTTCTTTACGTGCCCGCGTCATGA
- a CDS encoding TonB-dependent receptor domain-containing protein produces the protein MTFNLAGFYYKYENIQAFQVNGANTTLTNAASAQIYGIEGDFRADLGAGFSMTGGATYLDHEYGDFPIATISFLQKPDGAPDYPGYVPGLGNYVYPDCSNPADSGQFYCSATGNKLVNTPDFSANLALLHEFGLGSGGRVNSSIAYAYNGSFYWAVDNRVKQDAVNMVNGQIQWTAPDDHFWVRIWGKNLLDEKYAVTFNQNGSGDIMAPAPPLTFGGTIGFDL, from the coding sequence GTGACGTTCAACCTTGCGGGGTTCTACTACAAGTACGAGAATATTCAGGCGTTCCAGGTCAACGGTGCAAACACCACGCTCACCAACGCCGCTTCCGCCCAGATTTATGGCATCGAAGGTGATTTCCGCGCCGATCTGGGGGCGGGCTTTTCGATGACGGGCGGCGCCACCTATCTCGATCACGAATATGGCGACTTTCCGATCGCCACGATCAGCTTCCTGCAAAAACCGGACGGCGCGCCCGATTACCCGGGCTATGTTCCGGGGCTGGGCAATTACGTCTATCCCGACTGTTCCAATCCCGCCGATTCCGGGCAATTCTATTGTTCGGCAACGGGCAACAAGCTCGTGAATACGCCGGATTTCAGCGCCAATCTCGCCCTCTTGCACGAGTTCGGTCTGGGGAGCGGCGGACGTGTGAATTCCAGCATCGCCTACGCCTATAACGGCTCGTTCTACTGGGCGGTCGATAATCGCGTGAAGCAGGACGCGGTCAACATGGTGAACGGGCAGATTCAGTGGACGGCCCCCGATGACCATTTCTGGGTCCGGATCTGGGGCAAGAACCTCCTCGATGAAAAATACGCCGTCACATTCAATCAAAACGGGTCTGGCGACATCATGGCTCCGGCCCCTCCGCTGACCTTTGGCGGAACGATTGGCTTTGACCTTTAA